CATCTACGCCTCTCATATTATTCGTTGCATAATAACCATActaaaataggtaagaattaaaaaaattcttcacaCACGATGAACTCTTTGAAACCATTACATAAGCGGTAgactttaatttaaattattaaatgtttACAATATTTACTGGAACAATCGTTAGAGTATCTAACACTTGGGAACTTTCCCAtataagacaataaaataaagactcaGATATATGGAACTTGTGGATAATATCcacgaatcgatgaggactcaccaatacatcATCTTCAAAGCCATAGAAACATATCCATCCTCCATTCAGGTCAAGACTTGCAATTTTCTACAcattagtcaaaaagggaaaagaaggggttagaaCATTAGATGTACTTAGTATGGAAGttatgcaaaaaccatgaaaaagggatatTTAGCAAAtcacatgcttttcatgaatctcgattaaaacatcataatatattcataagaaTAACCTTTAACAACTTATAAATACATAGGAAATCACTTAGGacaataatgacatttttagaAATCTtaaagtgaattcacttcactATTCGAGGTCAAATCAATGttacttataaatatatatagcctagatatatatttactaaaattattacatcaatgaatagcccatataaaactacataagaattcatcaacattaggtcaatatcaagtaacccaaaacttagtcaaaatttAGGATTCATCCAATTAATGGGTTCATGGGTAATAtagattaaaataatcaataaaatatcacttaaaTCCATAATAAacgttttaaaaaaatttatggaagaacccatggtagaatcatgaaattggacaatttaactttgaaaactttagaaaacatcttgataattggggctccttgatgaaattAGTTTCAAGGGTTAAAAGGAATAACTcaatgatgataattcttcactttgatttagaatctccactcaaatcttcacaccaagctcttccttgatttttgatttaaatGAAGTCTTTCAGggtttctaagggattttggggttttaatttcgaagaatgaagtcttcaatgtgtttaagacatatataaacatttaaaatacacaaaatacCCCTAATAAACCTAAAATGGTATTATTttgaagtggggtgaaattacaatatCATCCCTAATTTAACAGTGAACCTCCGCAGGACCACAATCTCACAAATAACAggccatcgacggggcgtcagtcCACAAAAGGATCGTGTTGTCATCCATCGATTGGGGAGTCGATTGACCCACCGggcgtcgactgcctccgtggTTTGGGCTTTCTTGGGCAGCCTTGACACCAAGCTTTTGGTCtttcttcaaggaccctttgtcggtccttggggatgtttgacCGGATTTTTCCTACTCAAACATTACATTCTATGAGTTTATCATATTTCACatgaatttcaacaaaaaataacacGTAATACTCtgcgaaacatgcctagacatacaaggtcatttcaaggcacatctttcgaacgtcacggacgttcttggacgtttgacctccaaactctacGAAACTTTACAAACTGCCtacatattaaataataacaCATTTAAATACCTCAAAACCTCataaatcacacataaacatataaaccacatatgaggcacatatgtgacttagtcgtcaaacgtcttggtcgtcccttaatGTTTGACTTCTAATGCACCAAATACTTTAGACACTGCATCAATACCatataatagacctatttaTGACCTTATTccatcaataccaacatgttaggctctagttcacctaaattatttttggggtcttactaggtctaatcatgaatAGGAGTTaatgtaattgaaatttttctctgtgaaaggttttcttacATGTATGCATACTTACATTCATTtctaattaaataatgaatgaagttaaataatgtgaatgaaaaggggagttttggggtgaaaattcttcgtgagttgagatgaagtgtttagtagcaacctaaTTGTCTTCAAGAGCTTTCTAATATAGGTACGAGTATGGATACCCTTTGGGAGTTGAGATTTGGTGTCCAATACTTACCGTTAACCTATAGTAAAATTTTTGAGAGTTCgaggggagttatgcctagcaccgagaggatatgaagaaggggtggttacactttgtgGGTTGacatgttgtattccaatgtaattcttgagatgagtaatcctcattagtagagaatgagttagcAATCTCTTTATCCCTTAATTATGTGTCTGCATATATTTAGCTATTGGGAAATCCATGTAAAaactaagagaatgaccttactccaggaaagtgaggatccctcatctgaTAGGAGTTAATATCGAGATTTCAGGTCTAGCTttcatggtctatgtttgttaatCTAACCCCCACAAATGTAATGAAActactaagtcttctaaaagagtgtactacttagggtaggtagtggaatgagatcTATcaattgcactaggtaggcattccgaaagggaagtcttggtgagtcttatatgaattgaaagtaCTAAGTCTTCAAAAAGATTgcactacttagggtaggtggtggaattgGAAGCCTTCTAGTCATTGCACCAGTAGACATTCTGAAAGGGGATACTTGCTGAGtcttgtatgaattgaatgagctaagtcttctaaaatatTCTACTAATAAGGTACATGATGGAATTTGACGCGATATACTCATTGAACTAAGTCGGCATTCCTAAAGGGAAGTCTTCATGTGTTTTTTGAGTTTTCTTCTAGTCTCTTGTTATTGAGTGGGGACTTGTTCTCCCAGGTGATTAAGACTAGAAGAGGTAGTCTTGGGGATCACcgaggtgtgtattgaagaaggTGTATGGGTGTTTCCTTCATGTATTACCtttgtgagtcttaggataaccttatcTAGGGAAACTGCTATgcaaatgagttcacttcctctttttCCTGACTTTGGGAGTTCACTGTTTTGGGATGaaatgaattcaaattaatGTTTGACTACTTCACTGTATAATGGTTATTTatgctaaaattatggaaatccttctaTAAATGTTAAATTATGATTCTTATGTTGGTTTACTACTATAtttatgaaggttttacttaaatgacatgaaaatgtgtttttactaaaatgccatttttttgcatattccacatttagtacattgttttgtagtAACCACATACTTTACTATACTTAGTAAGTATAGTTTGGAAGCAAGGATAAGTCTAAAAGGCAAAGTTTGGGAATCTTCTCTATcaagacttggtatgtcctGACATAATCGAGGACATTGTCTATAATTCTTAGTTttgttattaagacttattatgcatttctttaattataaacggtcgtgtccctaagatattatttcTTGTCTTTAAGTATAGCTTGTGACAATGAATTTCCTTAGTATTTATGAATGAATTCCTTTTTCTATTAaatgttttgaaatattttagttCTGCACTACTATACATggcttatgtaatgaatgataattaaaaaGGGTTGTACAAGACCACAAAGGGTCGTATACGCCTTGTAACGGttcaagggttctccctaaatTCTAGGGGGTACTTACCGGTCGTCACAAACTTGATATCaaagcataaggttatgggaaatagaTTAGTGTgtaaagtctcacaagccacgtctagtagagtcttggtcAATGGTGTGAGTGGCAACACATCCATGGAAAAGATCctataagatgatagaagtttcactttctttattATCTGTCGTGTCTTAGAGTTGAATTCTGTAGAATGTCTCTATCAATCTTTTCTCTTTctgtttataggacatgaatgTAAAGATATCAACCGCTACAAGGAAGGAGGGaggtgtagctaatgagaggATACATCACCGTGTTGACCAAGTTCCTCTGGTTGGCCTATAGGAAAaaaatgaggaggttccccttcaagaacctcaagtgccTCCGGAATCTCAAGAGCTTCAAGTTCCCCAAATGCCCCCATGCCTCATGCGCCCTTTGTCGAAGGGGATATGACTAATTCGTAGTTGAGAGTTTCCCTaatgaatttgacccaactTATGACGGCTCAATCTTATGTCTTTAATAATTACATGGTTCCCAAAGCTAACCAAAGGAGGTGGACCTCAACCTCATTCTAGTACTCCCGCTTCTAAAATTCGTGATTTTacaaggatgaaccctcctatttttcatgttgctaatgttgatgaagatCCACAAAGCTTCACATATGAGGTATTCAAAGTGGTGGATCCTATGGGGGTGATCCCTAGTGAGAAAGCACCGTAGTCGCTTACCAACTTAAGGATGTGCCTCAAGTGTGATTAGAGATATGGAGGTATTAGAGATCCTTAAGAGATGGTCCTGTTGATTGGGAGTTAATCAAAGAAGATTTCCTAGATATGTTCTTTCCCCTAGAGTAGAGGGAGAATaaaatggttgaattcatgaactttcgtcaagggggaatgagtgtgcaagagtactctctgaaattcacccaactttctaagtatgccccaaccaTGGTAGCCAACTGTAGGGATAGgatgaaaaaaattgtgatgtGACTGTCTTACTTGGGGGAGAAATAGGTTCGTACGGCGATATTGCTTAATGATTTGGATATTTCTAGGCTCGTGGTGTATgctcaacaaattgaggagtccaaaattagggagataaaccaagagggtaagaggcCTAGGTCGGATGATTCTACTCACCTAAATCCTAAGAAGAGGTTCATTCACCAAGATCATTCCCTGGGGAACAAATATTGGGCTCCAAAACGAAATTCCCAAGGATGTGGCTTTTGGTGAGGTAGTAAGAGACAAATGATGAGGAAATATCCTAGCAATTAAGCAAGGGGGAAATAGGTCACTCAATCTCCTCAAGGTGGTCTAAATCTCAAtactccaaagaagaatcaacCCTATGGGATGGGAGCTAGGAAAGAGAATTAGTCTTGATTTGAAATTCCATGTATGTCTTAACTCATTATGGTTGTTGTGTTTCTACCATgatatgagtttatatggttttatatttcatatgatcatgccttcttgatatatttcttaaatatgaattttttgacTTTCTAGCATGCTTCACTGTGTTAAGAATGTTGCTCACtttaaagattttaatttttgaaaaaaaatgcattttaaTGATTGTGGGTTCAATGTGAGTCCAAGAAATGTATATGAACATGATGTAGAATGTAGTCCCTCCATGAATGACGAATGCGGGcaaatatttaaatgtgaaaattattgaaaagttgCCTATGTTACGAAGTGTTTGAAAATGTAAAATTGTGTTCCTTGTTATTTGGTGACTTTACTATGaattttttatcatgattgtaatttttttgttcttctaaTTTAGTCGTTgatattattaaatgtttttagtgtcattcaagggAGAATTTTGTTCAAAGTGGCGGAGAAAGTAACACCCTAAAAACGAACAAAGATGAACTTGagatttgtgaattttttgagGTTCggttttgtgttaaaatgatttACAATGGTTTTCTTAGTCattgtatgaattttttttaattttggaggtcaaacgtccgataacgtccatgatgttagtaaggtgtgccttagattgTGCTTGAATGTCTTCATGTGATTTCGTGAtatttacgtgttcattttaatcaaaattgttAAGGGATGTTCCTAAGAAATAAAAGACTATATTAAAGGGTTTAAAAGCCAGGTACGACCCCACCAGGACCCACCAGGGTCCTAGAAAAGGACCATAGAAATAGAACCTAAACTGCCAAATCACTGCTCAATCGATGCTTAGCGTCCTACGGGCCGTAGTCAAGAAGACGCCAAGTATTTTAGGGGTATAGGTCATGACTTGGAGTGAGATCTTAAAACTCCAGTTGAAGATGCAGACCCAAATAACGGCCATGCATTACGGGTCGTCGTTCAGTCAATGTCCCATTGCTTGGGGTCAATGGGTCCTGCAAAAGCCCTCACGTTTTCGTTGTGTTGTATTGGGttgttttgtaaattcaccccaagtattttagtACCCTATTATGATATTTATACGGGTTTTAAGTTACattatataagttttaagtACTTAACCTAGACAAGACCCGTCACTTCAAATGTTAGAACTCTCTCTTTGAAGACaaactctctcaagtcaccattgGAACTAAGACTCAAGGAAGAGCTAGGAGGGATGGTTGGAAGtgtttcttcataaaaattagtgggtttcctTCTCATTGATGAATGGTAGTaatccttgaaccctctttcATTTAAGGGgtcatttgaaaaataattcaaaagggggttttcaaactctatcttCTTCTAGTTTTTATTCTAAGGATGGGTCATcatgtaaaagtgttttaatgattcaaatatgttgcttctaatattaattgattattttaatgtcaaaaccataatgaactcatgtttatgcatatttccaacttttagcttaagaaatgtgTTAAATGAACATGATTGTGTAGTGTTTATGTTTTGGTTTCCTTAAGTTGTTATTATCGTTTATATACTTTCCTAAGGGACATATTATCatgaaatattgaataattcaaTATAGTTGGTGAAATCTTTGTTAAATGGTGGGTTGGTTATATTGTAtaactcttattatgaaatgcgCTTGAGCACTCTGGTCCACTTTCTTGGTGGGAGTGTTTACTTGATATATttggatatattttatatttattggaGTATGTATTTTAAGGAATAATGTGTgaaatgaagttaaaatgaAGATGGTTCTTGTATATTGTGACGATTGAATTGTATGTTTTtgttagattatgcctaaatgaagtaagtgTATATGTTGACAATGTTAAAGCgtgttatgtgatgaatgaaggtctaagaaTTCATAGGATTGAAggtaaattaaattatgttatgtgaaaggtttgctcacgcTTACACAcacatttaataaaatgaatgaatgaggttaAAGAATGTGAacaaaaaggggagttttggggtgaacactcttcctGAGTTGAGATTAAGTGCTTAGTATCAACCTCATTCTCTTCCAAgggctttctaagataggtagGAGTATGGAtacacttcgtgagtttagatgtTGTATtcaaatgtacctcttgagatgagtactccaaattagtagagaatgagttaatcccttaactatgcacccgcataggtgtagctattgggaaagccatgtaaaatcttagagaatgaccttactcttgGAAAGTGATGATCCCTCATCCGATTATTGAAATCCTTCTCTAAGTTTTAAATGAcgattcttattttgttttacttctatattcatgaagtaTTTACTCAATTGACatgaaaaatttgattttacaaaaatgtccctttttgttatttttttgtatatgtcatacttaatacattgttttgtactaaccccatacttttcagtacttaataagtataggttggaagcaagGAGAAGTCTACAAGGCGAAGCTTGGgaatctactctctcaagactttgtatgtcctcatatattcgaggacatagtctatgtttcttagttttgttattaagatttattatgtatttttttcgaatgtaaagggtcgtgtccctaagatattgtgtcatgtatttatttttaactagtGACGAAGAGATTTTCTTAGTATGTAtgaaagaattcctttttatattaattttttttaaaagttttaattccgcactacttttcatggcttatgtaatgaatgatagttaaaaAGGCTTATACAAGACCCCAAAGTGTCAAGTACACCTTGTGACAATTCAAGGGTTCTCCCTATACTCTAGGGGGTACTTGCGTGTCGTCACAGTTTTATACTAATTGAGGAAGGTTGCTCGAGTGTGGTATACTCAATGGAAAGTTAATAGGTAGGATGGAGAgggaagagtttaaggaggCTTTAATAGGAAAGTACTTTtcccgtgagaggagggaggtgatggttgaagagttcattaatctcaagcaaggaactatgagtgttgaggagtattccTCAAAGTTCactatgttgtctaggtatgctccatccttgttGTCTAATCGTACGGATGAGATGGGTAGGTTTGTGACCGGTATAGCCaaccttgtgaaagaagagtttCACACGGCCATGCACCATGGTGACATGAATTTGTTTAGACTTATGATTTATGCTCAATCCATTATGGACTCTAGACTTAGTAGTATTTCTATAAACATGAATAGGAGTGGTCCAAGTGAGCAAaaccaacctaggttcaagaagaaggCTCCAATTAAAGATGAACCTAGTGCTCCTAAGGTAAAACTTGAGAAGGGTAGTGGATCCCAAGGTtgtaagcctacttgtgctacttgtgggaaCAAGCACTATGGGAAATGTCTAATGGGTACCGGGAATCGCTTAGGTTGTTGTATGTATGGACACAAGGTGAGGcattgtcctactattgcggCTAGAGGAAGGGAAGGTAAGCAGGTTCCTCCAAGTATTCTAGGTGATGACGCTCCTAGGAAGAATCGCATCAATGCACTCCGGGCTAGGGGATCAAATTCGAATGAGGATTAAGGTAAGTTCTTGTATTTATCTCTTTTAGTTGTtctgagttccttctaagtgggggagtatggtgagtagtaaATCTTTGATTTGTTGTCTCATCTGTTCTATTAAATTCAGGCTTAAGAGTTAGACAATCATAGTAGCATGTAtcatgttgcattgtgtttaagAATCTTTTTGGAATTTAATTTCATTGGTTCCTTGAATTGTGCATTTCATGAATTTAAGATTGTGTTGtaaattaagtttatattattttatctcttaTGCTATCATGCTTTTATCAttaattgcctaaaagttgcatttttggaaattttggtaTAATTCACCGTGTTGCCTGGCAGCTTAGTGAgttgtttttcaaattttgattaaattgttCTTTTGATTGGAAATGGTTGTATGGTGTTTATAAgctatatatatgattatgataatgaatataaaaggaGTCCTTGCAATTTGGAATGAAGAACGTGAGTTTTATTACATAATGAGTTGTAGATTAGTTTCTAgattcttgttgtgttgtgagtatctttgtcatgacccgagagcaccccctagaagctAGGGGGCACCCTTGGATCGTCaaaaggcgtacttgaccctttgggatCTTGTACATGTCTTTTAgttatcgttcattacataacacATTAAATGTAGTgcaaaattcaaacttttcaaGAATAATTTGATAAAGGAAacctttttcaaaaatattaacaaagtctcatcgtcacaagaaaaacataaataaaaaatctgatATTTTACGGACACGatcctttacattgaaagaaatgcataataagtctttacataaaaaaaaactaagaaaataagactatgccctcggatatatgaggaGATACTgtcttgagagagtagattcCCAAGCTTCTTCATTTAGTCTTCAaggcctccaacctatacttattaagtatagaaaagtatggggtaagtacaaataatatattcattataccATATggaaaaacatgcaaaaaggaacattttagtaaaataagatTTCATGCAAAATAAGTGAAACCATCATGAatatttaacacttagagaagaatttccataatttttcaCTAAAGGACCATTTTATAGTGAAGTACCCAAAATTAACAATAAACTCTTTTGGAtttacaatgaactatccttATTTATGAACAGTGAACTCCCAAAGTGTTGCCAAGAGGAGGTGAACTCATTTCCCTAGTACTTTACCTAACTAAATCTATCTAAGACTCATAAAGGTAATACATGAAGGAAACTCCCATACACCTCCTTTAATACTCAACTAGGTGTTCACAAAGGCTACCCCCTCGAGGCTTACTCGCCTGGGGAGAACAAGTCCCAACTAAATGACaaaacattagaagaacactcaaacaacacattaagacttccatttcggaatgcctacctagtgaaaGAATTAGATtgcatcccattccaccacctaccctaagtagtactcTCTTTTAGAAAACTTAGCCCATATAATTCAAATAAGgttcaccaagactccccttacAGTATGCCTACCAAGTGCTATAaatagatggcgtcccattccaccaccttccctaagtagtacattattttaaaagacTTAGTACTTTCAATTCATAatagactcaccaagactcccatttccgaatgcctacctagtacaatggatagatagtgtcccattccactacctaccctaagtagactCTTTTAGAAGAATTATTCCTTACATTACTTTTTTGGGGGTTTGCTTAAATAACATAGAACATGAGAGCTAAACATAGATTCCCGATACTTCCCttgtatgggtatatgcacataacacataaagacatgcatgaaaaaggatcatttatcatttcattcgagaacatgctaagtcatgtgAAAGTATTCAATTCAAATACGATATAACGCCTACATATAAGGATACCATCAACttataacatgatcataatcaaagacatatttcatagagtcatgttaacattttcaataaatcatataaacataacatacaaaacacttagcATTGAtctcatccccaacctacagtgcaatggtcatgtgaagccccataaccccacacaatgaagtagataagataggagaccataagtaaataTTTGCTTCATGTAACTTGTATGAGAGGTGGtcattacttcatataacaatataacccaataatGTATTCATCATAATGACCAACATTCATGTAATAGTAACATcgtgtatcataaacatatatctttcatgtcatcatattacataagaacaatctcttATGACTTCCTTTAGAGTTTACttttgcaatgtctaggtagagtcccatatcccctaattatactaagtagactcctcaagtcaccctagtcaacgttcATTTACTTGGCTTTCATTGTACATGAGGGAACATTctccttaactgacatagaccatttAATCTAAACATAGAATCCGGTGTCTTCCctacaccaaaaagaggtggtctactggccaaagtagaacatacATGACATAGTTTCTAGGTGGATTCACTAActactatcctatggtggcaacatatttcaagaacaaGAAGATATTTTAGAGACCCATTGTTCGACAATGTATGGCAGCatcaatctcatgagaatcattatgaacctaccttccattagcgaagggacacttctcataTCTAGTCCATCGGTGCTTATCTTAAGtcctttttcttgaaataacatttatgttttctttcatCACGAACTTATCGTAGGTCAAAGGAGGTCAATTCcctgtataaacatgatcatgagatattttatgattagattagaatttcctttcatcgcaacccttcatatgtgagattaacataacatagtcatcttgtgtaaaACATACTAGAGAATATCATAGCTTGTGTTTTCATAgtcttatcatgatctcacatttaacatgttcata
The window above is part of the Solanum pennellii chromosome 5, SPENNV200 genome. Proteins encoded here:
- the LOC107019370 gene encoding uncharacterized protein LOC107019370; translation: MSVEEYSSKFTMLSRYAPSLLSNRTDEMGRFVTGIANLVKEEFHTAMHHGDMNLFRLMIYAQSIMDSRLSSISINMNRSGPSEQNQPRFKKKAPIKDEPSAPKVKLEKGSGSQGCKPTCATCGNKHYGKCLMGTGNRLGCCMYGHKVRHCPTIAARGREGKQVPPSILGDDAPRKNRINALRARGSNSNED